Proteins from a single region of Companilactobacillus farciminis KCTC 3681 = DSM 20184:
- a CDS encoding DUF1273 domain-containing protein, whose product MIKNLWITGYRSYELGIFKDDDPKAKVIQDFFSQRITDYAEDGMEWVITGAQLGTEQIVGKAVQEVKKKGYNIRHAVMLPFSEFGSQWNEKNQLLLNVFLRNADYVNKVSDMSYHNPRQLRVWQEFMLKHTDGALIFYDPDSGGKPKYDYEAIKAYQDRGMDYQLELIDFDSMQDFANMLYDS is encoded by the coding sequence ATGATTAAAAATTTATGGATCACCGGCTACCGCTCTTACGAGTTAGGTATTTTTAAAGATGATGACCCAAAAGCCAAAGTAATTCAAGACTTTTTTAGCCAGAGAATTACCGATTATGCTGAAGACGGGATGGAATGGGTCATAACTGGTGCTCAACTAGGTACGGAACAAATAGTTGGAAAAGCCGTGCAAGAAGTGAAGAAAAAGGGCTATAATATTAGACATGCGGTAATGCTACCGTTTTCAGAATTTGGCAGTCAGTGGAACGAGAAAAATCAGCTATTGTTAAATGTTTTTTTAAGAAATGCTGACTATGTCAACAAAGTTTCCGATATGAGTTATCATAATCCTAGACAATTAAGAGTATGGCAAGAATTCATGCTCAAGCATACCGATGGAGCTTTGATTTTTTATGATCCAGATAGTGGTGGCAAACCTAAGTATGATTATGAAGCTATCAAAGCCTATCAAGATCGTGGAATGGACTATCAATTGGAACTAATTGATTTTGATTCTATGCAGGACTTTGCTAATATGTTATATGATAGTTAA
- a CDS encoding THUMP domain-containing class I SAM-dependent RNA methyltransferase → MKLIATMSSGFESVTAKELQNLGYDTKTENGKVYFDGEYEDIARANLWLRSADRIKILIDSFKAVTFEELFDKVYAIDWDNWLPLNAAFPIKARTVKSQLHSERDIQAITKKAIVNKMADVFMRRGRLPETGAKFQIETRIHKDMVEVTLDTTGDSLYKRGYRVEHGAAPLKENFAAAMILLTVWHPEEDPFIDPTTGSGTIAIEAARLARNIAPGIQRHFLFENFDWFDPKILANLKDEAKAGEKDVDLNIFASDIDGSMIDIAKLNAHDAGVLHDIKFKQVAVKDLKIEGEYGTIITNPPYGQRMSDMENVRKLYKEMGEVFATAPTWNKYILTSDTEFEKYYGQQATKKRKLYNGSIRTDFYQYWAKH, encoded by the coding sequence ATGAAATTAATTGCGACTATGTCAAGCGGCTTTGAATCTGTAACCGCAAAGGAATTACAAAATTTGGGATACGATACAAAGACTGAGAATGGTAAAGTCTATTTTGACGGTGAATATGAAGATATCGCCAGAGCTAACCTTTGGTTACGCAGTGCCGATAGAATCAAAATCTTGATCGATAGTTTTAAAGCAGTAACTTTTGAAGAACTATTCGATAAAGTTTATGCAATTGACTGGGACAACTGGCTACCTTTGAATGCTGCTTTTCCTATCAAAGCAAGAACTGTTAAGTCTCAATTACATTCAGAAAGAGATATTCAAGCAATCACAAAAAAAGCCATCGTTAATAAAATGGCTGATGTTTTCATGCGTCGTGGTAGATTACCGGAGACTGGTGCAAAATTTCAAATTGAAACTCGTATTCACAAAGATATGGTCGAGGTAACACTTGATACAACTGGTGATTCTTTGTACAAACGTGGTTATCGTGTTGAACACGGTGCAGCTCCATTGAAGGAAAACTTTGCGGCCGCAATGATTCTTCTAACTGTATGGCACCCTGAAGAAGATCCATTCATCGATCCAACGACTGGTTCTGGAACAATTGCTATTGAAGCGGCTCGCTTGGCTAGAAACATTGCACCAGGAATCCAACGTCACTTCCTATTTGAAAATTTCGATTGGTTTGATCCTAAGATCTTAGCTAACTTGAAAGATGAGGCTAAGGCTGGCGAAAAAGATGTCGATTTAAATATCTTTGCTAGTGATATTGATGGCTCAATGATAGATATTGCAAAATTGAATGCTCACGATGCTGGCGTGTTGCATGATATCAAATTCAAGCAAGTTGCCGTTAAAGATCTAAAGATCGAAGGCGAATACGGAACAATCATTACCAATCCTCCTTACGGTCAACGTATGAGTGATATGGAAAATGTTCGTAAACTGTATAAAGAAATGGGAGAAGTCTTTGCGACCGCTCCCACTTGGAATAAGTATATTTTGACTAGTGATACTGAATTTGAAAAGTATTATGGTCAACAAGCTACTAAGAAACGTAAATTGTATAATGGTTCAATTAGAACTGACTTTTATCAATACTGGGCAAAACACTAA
- a CDS encoding magnesium transporter CorA family protein, whose product MINEIVLNDSISLIDVHSTTNLNDDDRMKLIEEYRLTNEVLDYADDENERARFEYDDLSKTYLIVYNVQNENDQVEDLSQRVLPISLAIKDQQLFLFTNDATHYIKDYLIDVKNHLSKKYQKEIWEFIFNTFDQISSDYSDQISEIDLQRNKIQSLIRRHHSSENQILDLSDLEDLTTYLNTAINDNYTVVKQLQMVSSGNSQVIHLDKVSKEHLHDSLVEIEQIKNQVDLSSDIIDRISNTYNNILNNRTNTTMKILTVYTIILSIPTIVSGFYGMNMKLPIADQKWSWVFSLIITVAIILIILWDLHRRNSL is encoded by the coding sequence ATGATTAATGAAATTGTTTTAAATGATTCAATAAGTCTAATCGACGTTCATTCAACGACTAATTTAAATGATGATGACCGAATGAAACTAATTGAAGAGTATCGCTTGACTAATGAAGTTTTGGACTACGCCGACGATGAAAATGAACGAGCTCGTTTTGAATATGATGATTTGAGCAAAACCTACTTGATTGTTTACAATGTGCAAAACGAAAATGACCAGGTGGAAGATCTATCTCAACGAGTTTTGCCGATATCACTAGCTATTAAAGATCAACAACTATTTTTATTTACTAATGACGCTACCCACTACATCAAAGATTATCTCATCGACGTTAAAAATCATTTGAGTAAAAAATATCAAAAAGAAATTTGGGAATTCATTTTTAATACTTTTGACCAAATTTCCAGTGACTATAGCGATCAAATTAGTGAAATAGATTTACAAAGAAATAAAATTCAGTCTTTGATCCGTCGCCATCATTCATCAGAAAATCAAATTTTGGATCTGTCTGATTTAGAAGATTTGACGACTTATTTAAACACTGCCATCAATGATAACTATACTGTTGTAAAACAGCTTCAGATGGTCTCTAGTGGCAATTCTCAAGTGATTCATTTGGATAAAGTCAGTAAGGAACACCTGCACGATTCTCTAGTTGAAATTGAGCAGATCAAAAACCAAGTTGACCTTAGTTCTGATATTATCGATCGAATTTCGAACACTTACAACAATATTCTCAATAATAGAACAAATACGACCATGAAGATACTGACGGTTTACACCATTATTCTCAGTATCCCCACGATCGTATCGGGTTTTTACGGAATGAATATGAAATTGCCAATTGCCGATCAAAAATGGTCGTGGGTATTTTCATTAATCATTACCGTAGCTATTATTCTAATAATTCTCTGGGATCTACATCGTAGAAACAGTCTTTAG
- a CDS encoding lipoate--protein ligase, with the protein MYYVVMKDRDIRDNLATEQYLMNNVKFDEPLVLFYIEKSCIIVGRNQNTLEEINSDYIKDNNITVTRRISGGGAVYQDLGNLCFSFVVDSDDKNFGDFKSFTQPIIDALHQMGATTAEVSGRNDLLVDGKKFSGNAMYSRNGKTFSHGTLSLDVDLDVLTKALHVQKDKIASKGIKSIRSRVTNLRPYLASEYQNLTTEQFRDRLLLELFHANSLDEIKDHEYVVTEEDQKAIDKIKEQYYYNWDWVYGKSPAFTAKQRKHFDMGTVDVRYNIANGVVENVEIYGDFFGMKDVNDIKQKLLNVKFDRDEILKVLGQFNLDDYFKGIPEQDLGKLFTP; encoded by the coding sequence ATGTATTATGTTGTTATGAAAGATCGTGACATTCGCGATAATTTAGCTACTGAGCAATATTTAATGAATAACGTGAAATTTGATGAACCATTAGTCCTATTTTACATTGAAAAATCTTGTATCATCGTTGGTCGTAATCAAAATACCCTTGAAGAGATCAACAGCGACTACATTAAGGATAACAATATCACAGTTACCCGTCGTATTTCTGGTGGTGGTGCCGTCTACCAAGATTTAGGCAATTTATGTTTTAGTTTCGTAGTCGATTCTGATGATAAAAACTTCGGTGACTTTAAGTCTTTCACCCAACCAATTATTGATGCCTTGCACCAAATGGGCGCTACCACGGCCGAAGTTTCTGGTCGAAATGACTTGTTAGTTGATGGCAAGAAGTTTTCTGGAAACGCCATGTATTCTAGAAACGGCAAGACTTTCTCACATGGAACTTTATCACTTGACGTTGACCTAGATGTCCTTACTAAGGCTTTGCACGTTCAAAAAGACAAGATTGCTTCTAAAGGTATCAAATCAATCAGAAGTCGTGTAACTAATCTACGTCCATACTTAGCTTCTGAATATCAAAATCTGACGACTGAGCAATTCCGTGACCGTTTATTATTAGAATTATTCCACGCCAACAGTCTTGATGAAATTAAAGATCATGAATATGTCGTGACTGAAGAAGATCAAAAAGCCATCGATAAAATCAAAGAACAATATTATTACAATTGGGATTGGGTCTATGGTAAGTCCCCCGCTTTCACTGCTAAGCAAAGAAAACATTTTGACATGGGAACAGTTGACGTTCGTTATAACATCGCTAACGGCGTCGTCGAGAATGTTGAAATATATGGTGATTTCTTTGGTATGAAAGATGTTAATGATATTAAACAAAAATTATTAAATGTTAAATTTGATCGTGATGAAATTTTGAAAGTTCTTGGACAATTTAATTTGGATGATTACTTTAAGGGAATTCCAGAACAGGATCTAGGAAAACTCTTCACTCCCTAA
- a CDS encoding reverse transcriptase-like protein has translation MIKLYTDAGLNTNLNLGVVAFVIKQNNKFYSDALEQDFNDNHYLEFLALKIALKKIIEKNWNHDIIQIHSDSQIVIDSLNKKYSKHYQPILDDILKELKSFPFYFAKHVSDKENSAAHAQVHQKMLNIRKHRSK, from the coding sequence ATGATTAAATTGTACACCGATGCCGGATTAAATACTAATTTAAATCTTGGCGTCGTTGCGTTTGTAATAAAGCAAAATAATAAATTTTATAGCGATGCTCTTGAACAAGATTTTAATGACAATCACTATTTGGAATTCTTGGCATTAAAGATTGCTTTGAAAAAAATTATAGAAAAAAATTGGAATCACGACATTATCCAGATTCACTCTGACAGCCAAATCGTGATTGATAGTTTGAACAAAAAATATTCTAAGCACTATCAACCGATATTAGATGACATCTTAAAAGAGCTGAAATCGTTTCCATTTTACTTTGCTAAACACGTCTCAGATAAAGAAAATAGCGCCGCCCACGCCCAGGTTCATCAAAAAATGTTAAACATTCGTAAACATAGGTCTAAATAG
- a CDS encoding EbsA family protein → MSKKHFVQPTGAWGVIMWSIALSLACLGIILQLEIMALSFIPFIVWIIDGIYVFYIITNSWIKISKDSVTIKEPYYKARVFKHEDVNIRADNNWTMEFHFSNRDFFPFKIISTKGILNIIKKEAGESNVISK, encoded by the coding sequence ATGTCAAAGAAACATTTTGTTCAACCAACTGGCGCATGGGGCGTGATCATGTGGTCTATCGCATTAAGTCTAGCTTGTTTAGGTATTATTTTACAACTGGAGATCATGGCGCTTAGTTTTATTCCATTTATAGTTTGGATTATTGATGGTATTTATGTCTTTTACATTATTACCAATTCTTGGATCAAAATTTCTAAGGATTCAGTTACTATCAAAGAACCATACTATAAGGCACGTGTATTTAAACACGAAGATGTTAACATAAGGGCGGACAATAATTGGACAATGGAATTCCACTTCAGTAATCGGGATTTCTTTCCATTCAAAATTATTTCTACAAAGGGAATTTTAAATATAATCAAAAAAGAAGCAGGTGAAAGCAATGTCATTTCCAAGTGA
- a CDS encoding formate--tetrahydrofolate ligase, with protein MSFPSDIEIAQINEHDNMKNINEIAKKIGLTPDDIEPYGHYKAKFSGRSIAKTMDEKDDGKLILVTSINPTPAGEGKSTVAIGLADSLQSLGKKTVLALREPSLGPVMGMKGGATGGGYAQVVPMEDINLHFTGDMHALTSAVNTLAALIDNHIHQGNALNIDPRRIVWKRALDINDRALRNIVVGLGGPFNSVPREEHFEITVASELMAVLCLAQDIDDLKERISNILIAYTFDKKPIFVRDLHVEGAITVLLKDALKPNLVQTLENTPAIIHGGPFANIAHGCNSILATKLAMKLGDYAVTEAGFGADLGGEKFLDIVTPKLNHAPNAIVIVATVRALKYNGGQKLADIQNEDLNALNLGFKNLKRHIHNMRYYHIPVVVAINKFATDTDNEIKLLTSLCDEVGVDVQLAEIHHNGSKGGQALAKAVIKATEKAANYTRLYEDGETTEAKIATIASEVYGANNVEYSKKARNQLQVLKDNAWDDLPVCIAKTQYSLSDDPKRLGSPRDFTLHVTDIIPKLGAGFVVVLTGNVMTMPGLPKKPAALNMDVDNEGTIGGLF; from the coding sequence ATGTCATTTCCAAGTGATATCGAAATTGCTCAAATTAATGAGCATGACAATATGAAAAATATTAACGAAATTGCTAAAAAAATAGGTTTAACACCAGATGATATTGAACCATACGGTCACTACAAAGCTAAGTTTTCTGGTCGTAGTATTGCAAAAACTATGGATGAAAAAGATGATGGCAAGTTGATCCTAGTAACTTCCATTAATCCTACTCCAGCTGGAGAAGGTAAGTCGACAGTTGCTATTGGTTTAGCTGATTCTTTACAATCGCTCGGCAAGAAAACTGTTTTGGCACTTCGTGAACCATCTTTAGGACCCGTTATGGGAATGAAAGGTGGAGCTACCGGCGGTGGATACGCTCAAGTAGTACCAATGGAAGATATCAATCTTCATTTTACAGGTGATATGCACGCCTTGACTAGTGCGGTCAATACTTTGGCTGCTTTGATCGATAATCATATTCATCAAGGTAACGCTTTAAATATCGATCCTAGAAGAATCGTCTGGAAGCGCGCTTTAGATATCAACGATCGTGCGCTTAGAAACATCGTTGTTGGTCTTGGTGGCCCATTCAACTCTGTTCCTCGTGAAGAACACTTTGAAATCACCGTTGCCAGTGAATTGATGGCGGTACTTTGTTTAGCACAAGATATCGATGATTTGAAAGAACGTATTTCTAATATTTTGATTGCTTATACTTTTGACAAGAAACCAATCTTCGTTAGAGATTTGCACGTTGAAGGAGCAATTACAGTTCTCCTAAAAGATGCCTTGAAGCCAAATCTAGTTCAAACTTTGGAAAACACACCAGCTATTATTCATGGTGGACCTTTTGCTAATATTGCTCACGGATGCAATAGTATCCTTGCTACTAAATTAGCTATGAAATTAGGCGATTACGCTGTTACCGAGGCAGGCTTTGGTGCTGACCTTGGTGGCGAGAAATTCTTGGACATCGTAACGCCAAAATTGAATCACGCACCAAACGCTATCGTTATTGTTGCTACGGTTCGTGCCTTGAAGTACAACGGTGGTCAAAAATTAGCTGATATTCAAAATGAGGACTTGAACGCCTTGAATCTTGGCTTTAAGAACTTGAAACGTCATATCCATAATATGCGTTACTATCACATTCCAGTAGTTGTTGCCATCAACAAATTTGCTACTGATACTGATAATGAAATCAAGCTTTTGACTAGTTTATGTGATGAAGTAGGCGTTGATGTACAACTAGCTGAAATCCATCACAATGGTAGTAAAGGTGGTCAAGCATTGGCTAAGGCTGTTATCAAAGCAACTGAAAAAGCAGCTAACTATACTCGTTTGTATGAAGACGGCGAAACAACAGAAGCTAAGATTGCTACGATTGCTTCAGAAGTTTACGGCGCTAACAACGTTGAATACAGCAAAAAAGCTCGCAACCAATTACAAGTACTAAAAGATAATGCTTGGGATGATCTTCCAGTATGTATCGCTAAAACTCAATATTCACTCAGTGATGATCCTAAGAGACTCGGCTCACCAAGAGACTTTACGCTTCACGTAACTGATATCATTCCAAAATTAGGTGCCGGATTCGTGGTTGTTTTGACAGGTAACGTAATGACTATGCCAGGACTTCCTAAGAAACCAGCAGCTTTGAACATGGATGTTGATAATGAAGGTACTATCGGAGGATTGTTCTAG
- the lspA gene encoding signal peptidase II, giving the protein MQLVYWLLFGVLVVGDQALKSYVTTNIAPMSVHDFIPGLLSITHITNTGAAWSMLEGKMMFFYLVTIVAVVVLIYLFVKADKKDYLYRFSLIFLLAGTVGNAIDRFTRHFVVDMFNLDFINFPIFNLADTYITIGVVLIIGSLIIQLAGEKNNK; this is encoded by the coding sequence GTGCAGTTAGTTTATTGGCTACTGTTTGGGGTTTTAGTTGTTGGTGATCAAGCTCTTAAGTCCTATGTGACGACAAATATTGCACCGATGAGCGTGCATGACTTCATCCCTGGTCTTTTATCAATTACGCACATTACAAATACTGGGGCTGCTTGGAGCATGCTAGAAGGTAAAATGATGTTCTTTTACTTGGTAACTATCGTGGCTGTGGTCGTTTTAATATATTTATTTGTTAAAGCTGACAAAAAAGATTATCTTTATCGCTTTTCTTTGATATTCTTATTAGCGGGCACAGTTGGTAATGCCATTGATCGTTTTACTAGACATTTCGTCGTCGACATGTTCAACTTGGACTTTATCAACTTTCCAATCTTTAATCTGGCTGATACTTACATCACAATTGGTGTGGTTTTAATTATTGGCTCTTTGATTATCCAACTAGCAGGTGAGAAAAATAATAAGTAA
- a CDS encoding RluA family pseudouridine synthase — MSKSFNLEYNETKKGRLDAFINDEISELTRSQIQKFIKDQYITVNGQPVAKSGFKLTNGDKILVNVPEEEPIEAIPENIPIDVVYEDDDVLVVNKPQGMVVHPAAGHPDKTLVNAILYHCQINDDDMIRPGIVHRIDKDTSGLLMIAKNNLAKQSLMKQLKEKSNLREYVAIVHGNFKEKTGKINAPLGRSKTDRKKQAVVENGRNAVTHFTVLEQFENYSLLKLKLETGRTHQIRVHMQYIGHPVAGDPLYGPKNTLKGNGQFLHAKTLGFVHPRTNKWMEFSVEPPKIFLDTLMQLRH, encoded by the coding sequence ATAAGTAAGTCTTTTAACTTAGAATACAATGAAACAAAAAAGGGTCGTTTAGATGCCTTTATCAATGATGAAATCTCTGAATTAACACGTTCACAGATTCAAAAGTTCATCAAAGATCAATACATTACTGTTAATGGTCAACCGGTAGCAAAAAGTGGTTTTAAATTAACCAATGGCGATAAAATTTTAGTGAATGTTCCTGAAGAAGAACCGATCGAGGCTATTCCAGAAAATATTCCTATCGATGTCGTTTATGAGGACGATGACGTCTTAGTCGTTAACAAACCTCAAGGAATGGTAGTTCATCCCGCTGCTGGTCATCCAGACAAGACTTTGGTCAATGCAATTTTGTACCATTGCCAAATCAACGATGATGACATGATCAGACCAGGTATCGTTCATCGAATCGATAAAGATACTTCAGGTTTATTGATGATAGCGAAGAACAATTTAGCTAAGCAATCATTGATGAAACAGCTCAAAGAAAAAAGTAATCTTCGCGAGTACGTGGCTATCGTTCACGGCAACTTCAAAGAAAAAACTGGTAAGATCAATGCACCGTTAGGCCGTTCAAAAACTGATCGTAAGAAACAAGCGGTCGTTGAAAATGGTCGTAATGCGGTTACTCACTTTACCGTTTTGGAACAATTTGAAAATTACTCGCTTTTAAAATTAAAATTAGAAACTGGTCGTACGCACCAAATTAGAGTACATATGCAATACATCGGTCATCCCGTTGCGGGAGATCCTTTGTATGGTCCTAAAAATACTCTAAAAGGCAATGGTCAATTTTTACATGCTAAAACTTTAGGGTTCGTTCATCCAAGAACTAACAAATGGATGGAATTTTCAGTTGAACCCCCAAAGATTTTCTTAGACACTTTAATGCAATTACGTCATTGA
- the pyrR gene encoding bifunctional pyr operon transcriptional regulator/uracil phosphoribosyltransferase PyrR — protein MAKEIIDGQTMTRALTRITYEIIERNKGIEDLVLVGIKTRGVFVTHRIESRLKQLEDISIPVAELDITPYRDDQTHEEKDISKVDAQPLGIDINNKHVILTDDVLYTGRTIRAAMDALMSAGRPKKISLAVLVDRGHRELPIRADFVGKNIPTSQKEKIKVSMKEIDGEDKIEIE, from the coding sequence ATGGCAAAAGAAATTATTGATGGTCAAACGATGACTCGTGCATTGACACGTATTACTTATGAAATTATTGAAAGAAACAAGGGAATTGAGGACTTGGTTCTTGTAGGGATTAAAACACGCGGTGTCTTTGTGACTCACCGAATCGAGTCTAGATTAAAACAGTTAGAGGATATTTCGATTCCAGTTGCGGAACTAGATATTACACCTTATCGTGATGACCAAACTCACGAAGAAAAAGATATTTCAAAAGTTGACGCCCAACCTCTAGGCATTGATATTAATAACAAACACGTAATCTTAACGGATGATGTTTTATACACTGGTAGAACGATTCGTGCTGCAATGGATGCTTTGATGAGTGCTGGCCGTCCTAAGAAGATCTCTCTAGCTGTTTTAGTAGATCGTGGACACCGTGAATTACCAATTCGTGCTGACTTTGTTGGTAAGAATATTCCAACTTCTCAAAAGGAAAAGATCAAAGTTTCAATGAAAGAAATCGATGGAGAAGATAAGATCGAAATCGAATAA
- a CDS encoding carbamoyl phosphate synthase small subunit, whose translation MKRYLILEDGTVFPGDGFGSSIITTGQLVISNNRTGIEQSVTDPNTEGQIIAFTIPSVGNSGINRDFYESINSQCKGVVIGSSSLSTVNNSISFEEWITSLKIPGIKNVDVRALSKHIAEHGEMKASIMDTHDEHAIDQIKALVLPPDLVKRVSTRQSYPNPNMGLKIVIVDLGLKYSILRQLSYRDCNSIIVNYNSTVEEIENLHPDGIIFSNGPGDPKDLPKTIERIQTLQKDYPILGIGLGSLLIALANECQIIHLPQPHHESSLAVKEVASGKIDFVNHNHSYTLDQKYIGSSDFIVTNICVADGTIEGIRHEYLPIMGVLFEPEAAPGPTDGYYVFDEFIDLIESVKQQEGIRSQWN comes from the coding sequence ATGAAACGTTATTTAATTTTAGAAGATGGAACAGTTTTTCCTGGAGATGGTTTCGGTTCTTCTATTATTACTACTGGTCAATTAGTAATATCAAATAATCGTACGGGGATTGAACAATCGGTAACTGATCCTAATACCGAGGGTCAAATTATTGCTTTTACAATTCCTTCTGTGGGTAACTCGGGAATTAATCGTGATTTTTATGAGTCAATCAATTCGCAATGTAAGGGAGTCGTAATCGGCTCCTCTAGTTTGTCGACAGTTAATAATTCTATTTCGTTTGAAGAATGGATCACTAGTTTGAAGATTCCTGGTATTAAAAACGTCGATGTGAGAGCTTTGTCAAAACACATTGCTGAACATGGCGAAATGAAAGCTAGTATCATGGATACTCATGATGAACATGCAATCGATCAGATCAAGGCTTTAGTGTTGCCACCAGATTTAGTCAAACGAGTTTCAACTCGACAATCATATCCTAATCCTAATATGGGTCTAAAAATCGTCATCGTAGATCTTGGCTTAAAATATTCAATTTTGAGACAATTATCTTATCGAGATTGTAATTCGATTATCGTTAATTACAATTCGACAGTTGAAGAGATTGAAAATCTTCATCCGGATGGAATTATTTTTTCTAATGGACCTGGTGATCCCAAAGACTTGCCGAAGACGATCGAACGAATTCAAACCCTACAAAAGGATTATCCAATTTTAGGGATTGGCCTAGGTAGTTTATTGATAGCTCTTGCAAACGAATGTCAAATAATTCACTTACCACAGCCACATCATGAATCATCCTTAGCAGTTAAGGAAGTGGCCAGTGGCAAAATTGATTTTGTTAATCATAATCATTCTTATACTTTAGATCAGAAGTACATCGGTAGTTCTGATTTTATTGTGACTAATATTTGTGTTGCGGACGGGACTATCGAAGGAATTCGTCATGAATATTTGCCAATTATGGGAGTTTTATTTGAACCAGAAGCTGCTCCTGGACCAACCGACGGCTATTATGTATTTGATGAATTTATTGATTTGATCGAATCGGTCAAGCAACAGGAGGGAATTAGAAGTCAATGGAATTAG